Proteins from a genomic interval of Nocardia sp. BMG51109:
- a CDS encoding alkane 1-monooxygenase has product MGIMAPATLLLPSQLVLHTGFPVFWWIGPILVLIVVPVLDWVVGEDGNNPLDADYERLSGDRYYRWCTYLYLPVQMLGLWIAAYLWAGDGLRVIDKVGLAATTGFMSGVGINAAHELGHRVERLERWLAKLALAQSGYGHFYVEHNKGHHARVATPADPASARLGESLWEFLPRSVIGGFRSGITLERDRLKRRGLGWWSTRNNILQAWAMTLVLYAALTVAFGPAMLPYLALQAVMAIGLLETINYVEHYGLLRGRRPNGLWARCSPADSWNSDRLVTNIFLFHLQRHSDHHANPGRRYQTLRSSQEAPQLPAGYATMVLLAAIPPLWRRVMDPRVLAHYEGDISRANISPRKRTRILAAHGGGGVAAAS; this is encoded by the coding sequence ATGGGAATCATGGCCCCGGCCACTCTCCTGCTGCCCTCACAACTCGTGCTGCACACCGGATTTCCGGTGTTCTGGTGGATCGGGCCGATCCTTGTGCTGATCGTCGTCCCGGTCCTGGACTGGGTGGTGGGCGAGGACGGCAACAATCCCCTCGACGCGGACTACGAGCGACTGTCCGGCGACCGGTATTACCGGTGGTGCACCTATCTCTATCTGCCGGTCCAGATGCTCGGCCTGTGGATCGCGGCCTACCTGTGGGCCGGCGACGGGTTGCGGGTGATCGACAAGGTCGGGCTCGCGGCGACCACGGGCTTCATGAGCGGGGTCGGCATCAACGCCGCGCACGAACTCGGCCACCGGGTCGAGCGACTGGAGCGGTGGCTGGCGAAGCTGGCCCTCGCGCAGTCGGGGTACGGGCACTTCTACGTCGAACACAACAAGGGACATCACGCCCGGGTGGCGACGCCGGCGGATCCGGCCAGCGCCCGCCTGGGCGAGTCGCTGTGGGAATTCCTGCCGCGCAGCGTGATCGGCGGATTCCGCTCCGGCATCACGCTCGAGCGGGACCGGCTGAAGCGCCGCGGCCTGGGCTGGTGGAGCACGCGCAACAACATCCTGCAGGCCTGGGCGATGACGCTGGTGCTCTATGCCGCGCTGACGGTCGCCTTCGGCCCGGCGATGCTGCCGTATCTGGCGCTGCAGGCGGTGATGGCGATCGGGCTGCTGGAGACGATCAACTACGTCGAGCACTACGGGCTGCTGCGCGGCCGGCGGCCGAACGGGCTGTGGGCGCGCTGCTCACCGGCCGACAGCTGGAACTCCGACCGCCTGGTGACCAACATCTTCCTGTTCCATCTGCAGCGGCACAGCGATCACCATGCCAATCCGGGGCGGCGCTACCAGACCCTGCGCAGTTCGCAGGAGGCGCCGCAACTCCCGGCCGGGTACGCGACGATGGTCCTCTTGGCCGCGATACCGCCGCTGTGGCGCCGGGTGATGGATCCGCGGGTGCTCGCGCACTACGAGGGTGACATATCTCGCGCGAACATCTCGCCGCGCAAGCGAACCCGGATTCTGGCGGCGCACGGCGGAGGCGGCGTGGCGGCCGCCTCCTGA
- the mtrB gene encoding MtrAB system histidine kinase MtrB, with protein sequence MLAAVGTWFKNVGEALGHLWRRSLQLRVVVSTLTLSLIVITILGVVLTSQITDRLLDAKINAAVEEMSRARNTVQTQLTGVHDSSTQAIRLQDALRTLSSGTSSETAGSAGSYQASLAMLGDGQQELTAGPIQDVPAELRRFVQQNQVSYQFATVSDPGYSGPALIIGSPSLEVPTLEVYLIFPLTNEHRSRDLMSGTMLIGGVVLLVLLAAITALVTRQVVLPIRSAARIASRFADGRLKERMLVRGEDDMARLAMSFNEMAESLSNQITQLEEFGNLQRRFTSDVSHELRTPLTTVRMAADLIHGSSDELDPALARSAELLVTELDRFEGLLNDLLEISRHDAGVAELQVESLDVRMCARAAISTVRHLARESGVELVVDLPEDPLVAEVDPRRVERVLRNLLANAIDHSEGKPVLLRMRGDTEANAVAIVVRDRGIGLRAGEEKLVFNRFWRSDPSRMRRSGGTGLGLSISVEDANLHDGRLEAWGEPGQGASFRLTLPLVRGRKMGSSPLSLEPPKRTLASVESPGPQDDSGDSETPDSGAPGSGGPDSGAPEVGAGPAGIAEPDATSSAEAHSSGPGDVAETSEEWPESDAVVDHSSSGGADASLPSDGESSSDAANSGPASDSGAANGEIPSGSGDIGEPRGDAPSSGADSAAAEDDSSTTRPPVGSGNGADSATDSVSTDSGDPKP encoded by the coding sequence TTGCTGGCGGCTGTGGGGACGTGGTTCAAGAACGTCGGGGAAGCGCTGGGCCATCTGTGGCGGCGCTCGCTGCAGCTGCGTGTCGTGGTCTCCACGCTCACGTTGTCGCTGATCGTGATCACGATTCTCGGTGTGGTGCTGACCAGCCAGATCACCGATCGCCTGCTCGATGCCAAGATCAATGCCGCGGTGGAGGAAATGAGCCGCGCCCGCAACACGGTGCAGACCCAGCTGACCGGCGTGCACGACTCGAGCACCCAGGCGATTCGCCTGCAGGACGCGCTGCGCACGCTGTCCAGCGGGACCAGTTCGGAGACGGCCGGCTCCGCGGGCAGTTACCAGGCGTCGCTGGCGATGCTGGGCGACGGGCAGCAGGAACTCACCGCCGGCCCGATCCAGGACGTGCCCGCCGAACTGCGCCGGTTCGTGCAGCAGAACCAGGTCAGTTATCAGTTCGCGACGGTGTCGGATCCCGGATACTCCGGTCCGGCGCTGATCATCGGCAGTCCCAGCCTCGAGGTGCCCACGCTCGAGGTCTATCTGATCTTCCCGCTCACCAACGAACATCGCAGCCGCGACCTGATGAGCGGCACCATGCTGATCGGTGGCGTCGTGCTGCTGGTCCTGCTCGCCGCGATCACCGCGCTCGTGACCAGGCAGGTGGTGTTGCCGATTCGATCGGCCGCGCGCATCGCCAGTCGTTTCGCCGACGGGCGGTTGAAGGAGCGGATGCTCGTCAGAGGCGAGGACGACATGGCCCGGCTGGCCATGTCGTTCAACGAGATGGCCGAGAGCCTGTCCAACCAGATCACCCAGTTGGAGGAGTTCGGAAATCTGCAGCGCCGCTTCACCTCCGACGTCAGTCACGAGCTGCGCACGCCGTTGACCACGGTGCGCATGGCCGCCGATCTGATCCACGGTTCGAGCGACGAGCTGGATCCGGCGCTCGCGCGCAGTGCCGAACTGCTCGTCACCGAGCTGGACCGGTTCGAGGGCCTGCTCAACGATCTGCTCGAGATCAGCCGGCACGACGCGGGTGTCGCGGAGTTGCAGGTGGAGTCGCTGGACGTGCGCATGTGCGCGCGGGCGGCCATCTCCACCGTGCGGCATCTGGCCCGGGAGTCGGGCGTCGAGCTGGTGGTCGACCTGCCGGAGGATCCGCTGGTGGCCGAGGTGGATCCGCGCCGCGTCGAACGGGTGCTGCGCAACCTGCTCGCCAACGCCATCGACCACAGCGAGGGCAAGCCGGTGCTGCTGCGCATGCGCGGCGACACCGAGGCCAACGCGGTCGCCATCGTGGTGCGCGACCGGGGCATCGGCCTGCGGGCGGGCGAGGAGAAGCTGGTGTTCAACCGGTTCTGGCGCTCGGATCCCTCGCGGATGCGCCGCTCCGGCGGTACCGGCCTGGGCCTGTCGATCAGCGTGGAGGACGCCAACCTGCACGACGGGCGGCTGGAAGCGTGGGGCGAACCCGGTCAGGGCGCCAGCTTCCGGCTCACGCTGCCGCTGGTGCGCGGGCGCAAGATGGGCAGCAGCCCGCTGTCGCTGGAACCGCCCAAGCGCACGCTGGCAAGCGTGGAATCGCCGGGACCGCAGGATGATTCGGGCGACTCGGAGACGCCGGACAGCGGTGCCCCGGGCAGCGGCGGCCCGGACAGCGGTGCCCCGGAGGTCGGTGCCGGGCCGGCCGGTATCGCCGAGCCGGATGCCACGTCCTCGGCGGAGGCGCACTCTTCCGGGCCGGGTGACGTGGCCGAGACATCGGAGGAGTGGCCGGAATCCGATGCGGTGGTGGACCATTCGAGTTCGGGCGGGGCGGATGCGAGCCTCCCGTCCGACGGGGAGAGTTCGTCGGACGCGGCGAATTCCGGCCCGGCGAGCGATTCCGGCGCGGCGAACGGCGAAATACCCTCGGGTTCCGGCGATATCGGCGAACCGCGCGGAGACGCACCGTCGTCCGGAGCCGATTCCGCGGCGGCGGAGGATGATTCGTCGACGACGCGGCCGCCCGTCGGCTCCGGGAACGGGGCCGATTCGGCCACCGATTCCGTATCCACCGACTCCGGAGATCCGAAACCATGA
- the mtrA gene encoding MtrAB system response regulator MtrA: MKPKILVVDDDMALAEMLTIVLRGEGFDPHVVGDGTQALTAVRELRPDLVLLDLMLPGMNGIDVCRVLRADSGVPIVMLTAKTDTVDVVLGLESGADDYIVKPFKPKELVARVRARLRRTEEEPAELLSIADIVIDVPAHKVTRAGQQISLTPLEFDLLVALARKPRQVFTREVLLEQVWGYRHAADTRLVNVHVQRLRAKVEKDPENPEIVLTVRGVGYKAGPP, translated from the coding sequence ATGAAGCCGAAGATTCTGGTCGTCGACGACGATATGGCGCTCGCGGAGATGCTCACGATCGTCTTACGTGGTGAGGGTTTCGACCCCCACGTGGTCGGCGACGGCACGCAGGCGCTCACCGCGGTCCGTGAGCTGCGCCCGGACCTGGTGCTGTTGGATCTCATGCTCCCCGGTATGAACGGTATCGATGTGTGCCGGGTGCTGCGGGCGGACTCGGGCGTGCCGATCGTGATGCTGACGGCCAAGACCGACACCGTCGATGTCGTCCTCGGGCTGGAATCGGGCGCCGACGATTACATCGTCAAGCCGTTCAAGCCGAAGGAGCTCGTCGCCCGGGTGCGGGCCCGCCTGCGCCGCACCGAGGAGGAGCCGGCCGAGCTGCTGTCCATCGCGGACATCGTGATCGACGTGCCGGCCCACAAGGTGACCCGCGCCGGTCAGCAGATCTCGCTGACCCCGCTGGAATTCGACCTGCTGGTGGCGCTGGCCCGCAAGCCGCGCCAGGTGTTCACCCGCGAGGTGCTGCTGGAACAGGTCTGGGGGTACCGTCACGCCGCCGACACCCGCCTCGTCAACGTGCATGTGCAGCGGCTACGCGCCAAGGTCGAGAAGGATCCGGAGAATCCGGAGATCGTGCTGACCGTCCGTGGTGTGGGGTACAAGGCCGGGCCACCGTGA
- the ahcY gene encoding adenosylhomocysteinase — translation MTTAVSSKMTVDHRNGIDYKVADLSLAEYGRKEIRLAEHEMPGLMALRHEYAEVQPLKGARISGSLHMTVQTAVLIETLVSLGAEVRWASCNIFSTQDEAAAAVVVGPHGTPEEPKGTPVFAWKGESLEEYWWAAEQMLTWPGEPANMILDDGGDATMLVLRGAQYEKAGVVPPEEEDHPAEFKVFLNLLRERFETDKGKWGKIAESVQGVTEETTTGVLRLYQFAAAGELAFPAINVNDSVTKSKFDNKYGTRHSLIDGINRGTDVLIGGKKVLICGYGDVGKGCAESLAGQGARVQVTEIDPINALQALMDGFDVVTVEQAIGQADIIVTSTGNKDIITLDHMKAMKDQAILGNIGHFDNEIDMAALERSGATRTVIKPQVDLWTFGDSGKSIIVLSEGRLLNLGNATGHPSFVMSNSFSNQVIAQIELWTKPAEYDKEVYRLPKHLDEKVARVHVEALGGTLTKLSKDQAEYIGVDVEGPYKPDHYRY, via the coding sequence ATGACGACCGCAGTAAGCAGCAAGATGACCGTCGACCACCGCAACGGAATCGATTACAAGGTGGCGGACCTGTCCTTGGCCGAGTACGGCCGCAAGGAGATTCGGCTGGCCGAGCACGAGATGCCGGGCCTGATGGCACTGCGCCACGAGTACGCCGAGGTGCAGCCGCTGAAGGGCGCGCGGATCTCGGGATCGCTGCACATGACCGTGCAGACGGCCGTGCTGATCGAGACGCTCGTATCCCTGGGCGCGGAGGTGCGCTGGGCCTCCTGCAACATCTTCTCCACCCAGGACGAAGCCGCGGCGGCCGTGGTGGTCGGCCCGCACGGCACCCCCGAGGAGCCGAAGGGCACCCCGGTCTTCGCCTGGAAGGGCGAGAGCCTGGAGGAGTACTGGTGGGCCGCCGAGCAGATGCTCACCTGGCCGGGCGAGCCCGCCAACATGATCCTCGACGACGGCGGCGACGCCACCATGCTGGTGCTGCGCGGCGCCCAGTACGAGAAGGCCGGCGTGGTGCCGCCGGAGGAAGAGGATCACCCCGCCGAGTTCAAGGTCTTCCTGAACCTGCTGCGCGAGCGGTTCGAGACCGACAAGGGCAAGTGGGGCAAGATCGCGGAATCGGTGCAGGGTGTCACCGAGGAGACCACGACCGGCGTGTTGCGGCTGTACCAGTTCGCGGCCGCCGGTGAGCTGGCGTTCCCGGCGATCAACGTGAACGATTCGGTGACCAAGTCCAAGTTCGACAACAAGTACGGCACCCGGCACTCGCTGATCGACGGCATCAACCGCGGCACCGACGTGCTGATCGGCGGCAAGAAGGTGCTGATCTGCGGCTACGGCGACGTCGGCAAGGGCTGCGCGGAATCGCTGGCCGGCCAGGGCGCCCGGGTGCAGGTCACCGAGATCGACCCGATCAACGCCCTGCAGGCGCTGATGGACGGTTTCGACGTGGTCACCGTCGAGCAGGCGATCGGCCAGGCCGACATCATCGTCACCTCGACCGGCAACAAGGACATCATCACCCTCGACCACATGAAGGCGATGAAGGACCAGGCCATCCTGGGCAACATCGGCCACTTCGACAACGAGATCGATATGGCCGCGCTGGAGCGCTCGGGTGCGACGCGGACCGTCATCAAGCCGCAGGTCGACCTGTGGACGTTCGGTGATTCGGGCAAGTCGATCATCGTGCTGAGCGAGGGCCGGCTGCTGAACCTCGGCAACGCCACCGGCCACCCGTCGTTCGTGATGTCCAACAGCTTCTCCAACCAGGTGATCGCGCAGATCGAGCTGTGGACCAAGCCGGCGGAGTACGACAAGGAGGTCTACCGGCTGCCCAAGCACCTGGACGAGAAGGTCGCCCGCGTGCACGTCGAGGCGCTCGGTGGCACGCTGACCAAGCTCAGCAAGGACCAGGCCGAGTACATCGGCGTGGACGTCGAGGGCCCGTACAAGCCCGACCACTACCGCTACTGA
- the lpqB gene encoding MtrAB system accessory lipoprotein LpqB yields the protein MSVPTRQRRPAPRRSCGRWVRAVLGLALTGLLALTGCANLPDSSAPQALGTLDREPTPAGPLPPAQGRDPDLLLRDFLQATADPTNGHAAARQYLTPDAAASWDDTARTVIVEKPDTLRESRTGDMATYRIRARKIGELESDGSYRAVDTTHDDTIEMTKVGSEWRINELPAGVVMDSTAFAKSYRRYALNFANAGGTSMVPDLRWVSVRKEDLAERLLALLAAGPQPSLAPAVRNVLSGPVSVRGAVTKANGDTEGVGVGVGGGVRIDFAGASALDQRSKELLAAQVVLTLSSADVLGPYVLLGDGKQLDERYAATGWSIGDVNAMNPTVNSHNRIGLHVVRDGTLMQVTDNGTAHAPGYFGAQRNLESVGLTPDGQLVAAVASNGAAPSDPPHTLVVGSYDGNVADGNVVAVKQGDTFTRPSWTADGSSAWSVMDGEQVIRAVHDRTTGNVSVQDVDTSALFSASASADEPTLRGPITELRMSRTGTRAAIIAGGHAYVVVVAPQADGRYALTSPVPIASSLTTAVVSLDWLSGDTIMLAREGGIDPVETVFIDGSQPNPATSQNLTPPVRTVSASLDTQYIADSRAVMQLQAAEPGSERFWREVQGLGSNAIPVLPG from the coding sequence ATGAGCGTCCCGACAAGGCAGCGACGGCCCGCGCCGCGGCGGAGTTGCGGGCGCTGGGTGCGCGCCGTGCTCGGCCTCGCGCTGACCGGCCTGCTCGCCCTGACCGGCTGTGCCAACCTGCCGGACTCCTCGGCGCCGCAGGCCCTGGGCACCCTCGACCGCGAACCCACCCCGGCGGGCCCGCTGCCGCCGGCCCAGGGCCGCGACCCGGACCTGCTGCTGCGCGATTTCCTGCAGGCGACCGCCGACCCGACCAACGGCCACGCGGCCGCCCGGCAGTACCTGACGCCCGACGCCGCGGCGAGCTGGGACGACACCGCCCGCACGGTGATCGTCGAGAAGCCCGATACGCTGCGCGAATCCCGCACCGGCGATATGGCGACCTACCGGATTCGCGCCCGCAAGATAGGTGAGCTCGAATCCGACGGGTCCTACCGGGCCGTCGACACCACGCACGACGACACCATCGAGATGACCAAGGTCGGCAGCGAGTGGCGCATCAACGAGCTGCCGGCCGGCGTGGTGATGGACTCCACCGCATTCGCCAAGTCCTACCGGCGCTACGCGCTGAATTTCGCGAATGCCGGCGGCACGTCGATGGTTCCGGACCTGCGCTGGGTCTCGGTGCGCAAGGAGGACCTCGCCGAGCGGCTGCTCGCGCTGCTCGCCGCCGGGCCGCAGCCGTCGCTGGCGCCCGCGGTGCGCAATGTGCTGTCGGGACCGGTGAGCGTGCGGGGCGCGGTGACCAAGGCCAACGGCGACACCGAGGGCGTCGGCGTCGGAGTGGGCGGTGGCGTGCGGATAGATTTCGCCGGCGCCTCCGCGCTGGACCAGCGCAGCAAGGAGTTGCTCGCGGCGCAGGTGGTGCTGACCCTGTCCAGCGCCGACGTGCTCGGCCCGTACGTGCTGCTGGGCGACGGTAAACAGCTGGACGAGCGGTACGCGGCCACCGGCTGGTCGATCGGCGACGTCAACGCGATGAACCCGACGGTCAACTCGCACAACCGAATCGGTCTGCACGTGGTCCGTGACGGCACGCTGATGCAGGTCACCGACAACGGAACCGCGCACGCGCCCGGATATTTCGGCGCCCAGCGCAACCTCGAGTCGGTGGGCCTGACCCCCGACGGCCAGCTGGTCGCGGCGGTGGCCAGCAACGGCGCCGCGCCGTCCGACCCGCCGCACACCCTGGTCGTCGGCAGTTACGACGGCAACGTGGCGGACGGGAACGTCGTCGCGGTCAAGCAGGGCGACACCTTCACCCGGCCGTCCTGGACCGCCGACGGTAGCTCGGCGTGGTCGGTCATGGACGGCGAGCAGGTGATCCGGGCCGTGCACGACCGCACCACCGGCAACGTGTCGGTGCAGGACGTCGACACCTCGGCCCTGTTCTCCGCCTCGGCCTCGGCGGACGAGCCGACGCTGCGCGGACCGATCACCGAACTGCGCATGTCCCGCACCGGGACTCGCGCCGCGATCATCGCCGGCGGGCACGCGTACGTCGTCGTGGTGGCGCCGCAGGCGGACGGGAGGTACGCGCTGACCTCGCCGGTGCCCATCGCGTCGAGCCTGACCACCGCGGTGGTCTCGCTGGATTGGCTGAGCGGCGACACCATCATGCTGGCGCGCGAGGGCGGCATCGACCCGGTCGAGACGGTGTTCATCGACGGCTCCCAGCCGAACCCGGCGACCAGCCAGAACCTGACCCCGCCCGTGCGCACGGTCAGCGCCTCGCTGGACACCCAGTACATCGCGGACTCCCGCGCCGTGATGCAGTTGCAGGCCGCCGAGCCCGGATCCGAACGCTTCTGGCGCGAGGTGCAGGGGTTGGGGTCCAACGCGATTCCGGTCCTGCCCGGCTGA
- a CDS encoding NUDIX hydrolase, which produces MSAESLHASATDLLETWSPAAPPQRSLREAMLAFLGSAPRGCMREHAPGHVTASAMVFSHDEREVLLTLHPRVGLWIQLGGHCEEYDDTVPAAALREATEESGIRGLTLEPGLYNVQAHPILCSLGVPTRHLDLVFKIKAPEGAVPVRSSESTDLRWWPVDALPADTDLVVR; this is translated from the coding sequence ATGAGCGCCGAGTCCCTGCACGCATCGGCCACCGATCTGCTCGAAACCTGGTCCCCGGCAGCGCCTCCGCAGCGGTCGCTGCGCGAGGCGATGCTGGCGTTCCTGGGTTCGGCGCCGCGCGGCTGCATGCGCGAGCACGCGCCCGGCCACGTCACCGCCTCGGCGATGGTGTTCTCGCACGACGAGCGCGAGGTGCTGCTGACGCTGCACCCGCGGGTGGGGCTGTGGATTCAGCTGGGCGGGCACTGCGAGGAGTACGACGACACCGTGCCCGCCGCCGCGCTGCGGGAGGCGACCGAGGAGTCCGGGATCCGGGGCTTGACACTCGAACCGGGACTGTACAACGTGCAGGCCCATCCGATTCTCTGCTCGCTCGGCGTACCGACCAGGCACCTGGACCTGGTCTTCAAGATCAAGGCCCCGGAAGGCGCTGTGCCGGTACGGAGTTCGGAATCCACCGATCTGCGCTGGTGGCCGGTGGATGCCCTGCCCGCCGACACCGACCTGGTGGTTCGCTGA
- a CDS encoding dTMP kinase, translating to MGALVAVEGLDGAGKRTLIDAVAAGLRGPGLRVGTLAFPRYGRSVHADLAAEALRGRHGDLAASVNAMAMLFALDRADARDDLSKLLADNDIVLLDRYVASNAAYSAARAEQSAAGEIASWVAELEFGRFELPVPEWQVLLDVPAELAAERARRRGELDSARALDAYERDRGLQQRTATVYRELADSQWHGRWSIHAPHDDPTTLTARLSEKIAR from the coding sequence ATGGGAGCGTTGGTGGCGGTTGAGGGGCTCGACGGCGCGGGTAAGCGCACGCTGATCGACGCCGTCGCCGCGGGTCTGCGCGGACCCGGCCTCCGGGTCGGGACGCTGGCCTTTCCCCGCTACGGCCGGTCGGTGCACGCGGATCTGGCGGCCGAGGCGCTGCGCGGGCGGCACGGCGACCTGGCCGCCTCGGTGAACGCGATGGCGATGCTGTTCGCGCTCGATCGCGCCGACGCGCGCGACGACCTGTCGAAGCTGCTGGCGGACAACGACATCGTGCTGCTCGACCGCTACGTCGCCTCGAACGCCGCCTACAGCGCCGCGCGGGCCGAGCAGTCCGCGGCGGGGGAAATCGCTTCCTGGGTGGCGGAATTGGAATTCGGCCGGTTCGAATTGCCGGTTCCCGAGTGGCAGGTGCTGCTGGACGTTCCGGCGGAACTCGCGGCCGAACGCGCCCGTCGCCGTGGCGAACTCGATTCCGCCCGCGCCCTGGACGCCTACGAACGCGACCGCGGCCTACAGCAGCGCACGGCCACGGTCTATCGTGAGCTGGCCGACTCGCAGTGGCACGGTCGGTGGTCGATCCATGCGCCACATGACGATCCGACAACGCTCACCGCGCGCCTCTCGGAAAAGATTGCCCGATAA
- a CDS encoding ComF family protein, whose translation MLDLVLPQVCGGCGVSGTGWCAGCAESLSGPPIRARPRTDPGVPCWALGPYAGAGRRAVLAAKEHDRRDLAAPLGLALARGLDGLRARDRPLLLVPAPSRRAAARRRGGDPVRRAVRVAAGWLPDCRAVPMLTTRSDVRDSVGLGPRARRHNLRGRILPAGGSPPGPLCPPNAEVVLVDDVITTGATAAESVRVLAQAGVRVRAVMVTCVA comes from the coding sequence CTGCTGGATCTGGTTCTTCCGCAGGTGTGCGGGGGCTGCGGGGTATCCGGGACGGGATGGTGCGCCGGGTGCGCCGAGAGCTTGTCGGGGCCGCCGATCCGGGCGCGGCCGCGCACCGATCCGGGGGTGCCGTGCTGGGCGCTGGGCCCCTACGCCGGCGCGGGACGCCGCGCGGTGCTGGCCGCGAAGGAGCACGATCGCCGCGATCTGGCCGCACCGCTGGGGCTCGCCTTGGCGAGAGGCCTGGATGGGCTGCGGGCCCGTGATCGGCCGCTGCTCCTGGTGCCCGCCCCGAGCAGGCGCGCGGCGGCACGGCGCCGCGGCGGCGATCCGGTGCGCCGCGCGGTCCGGGTGGCGGCGGGTTGGCTGCCGGATTGCCGGGCGGTCCCGATGCTGACCACGCGATCGGACGTGCGGGATTCGGTCGGCCTGGGCCCGCGCGCCCGGCGGCACAATCTGCGCGGCCGGATCCTGCCCGCCGGCGGTTCGCCGCCCGGCCCGCTGTGTCCCCCGAATGCCGAGGTCGTACTGGTCGACGACGTGATCACGACGGGCGCCACGGCGGCCGAGTCGGTCCGGGTGCTCGCGCAGGCCGGTGTGCGGGTGCGCGCGGTGATGGTGACGTGCGTGGCTTGA
- a CDS encoding glycerophosphodiester phosphodiesterase family protein, producing MQPLRRTHSRARRVITALACAAALAGPAACGDDTTSSPSPSNGPAADPHRPVDLQSHRGGRGLLTEESLAAYSHSLELGVTTLELDIGLTADKVPVIWHDATIQADKCADTAPAVPNDPQFPYVGKTIHELRYDQVRTLDCSKQLSNFPQQRPVPGNRIARLPELFELVRGYPGAFDAIRYNIETKIEAEHPEQTAPPQEFVDIVLDEVARAGATGKVEIQSFDWSSLPLVKRKNPDVPTVALYDDTTFVPGSRWLGPVRYEDHAGDPLGAIAALGANIASPSYVPGENSPAAVGDPGFLFTADADYVRRAHDKGLKVVPWTVNDEATIAAQLDTGVDGVITDYPDRGRNALQSKGFPLPPSYRK from the coding sequence ATGCAGCCCCTCCGAAGAACCCATTCTCGCGCCCGGCGGGTGATCACCGCCCTCGCCTGCGCGGCCGCCCTGGCCGGGCCGGCCGCCTGCGGCGACGACACGACGTCGAGCCCGTCCCCCTCGAACGGTCCGGCGGCGGATCCGCATCGCCCGGTAGACCTGCAATCGCATCGCGGCGGCCGCGGCCTGCTGACCGAGGAGTCCCTGGCCGCCTACTCGCATTCGCTCGAACTCGGGGTCACCACGCTGGAGCTGGATATCGGGCTGACCGCCGACAAGGTGCCGGTGATCTGGCACGATGCGACGATTCAGGCCGACAAGTGTGCCGACACCGCACCGGCGGTCCCGAACGATCCGCAGTTCCCCTACGTCGGGAAGACGATCCACGAGTTGCGCTACGACCAGGTGCGCACGCTGGACTGTTCGAAGCAGCTGTCGAACTTCCCGCAGCAGCGGCCGGTGCCGGGTAACCGGATCGCCCGGCTGCCCGAACTGTTCGAGCTGGTGCGCGGCTATCCGGGCGCGTTCGACGCGATCCGCTACAACATCGAGACCAAGATCGAGGCGGAGCACCCCGAGCAGACCGCCCCGCCGCAGGAATTCGTCGACATCGTCCTCGACGAGGTGGCCCGCGCCGGCGCCACCGGCAAGGTCGAGATCCAGAGCTTCGACTGGTCCAGCCTGCCGCTGGTGAAGCGGAAGAACCCGGACGTGCCGACCGTCGCGCTCTACGACGACACCACCTTCGTGCCCGGCAGCCGGTGGCTGGGGCCGGTCCGCTACGAGGACCACGCCGGGGATCCGCTCGGTGCCATCGCGGCACTGGGCGCGAACATCGCCTCGCCGAGCTACGTCCCCGGGGAGAACAGTCCGGCCGCGGTCGGCGATCCCGGATTCCTCTTCACCGCCGATGCCGACTATGTCCGACGCGCCCACGACAAGGGCCTGAAGGTCGTCCCGTGGACGGTGAACGACGAGGCCACGATCGCGGCCCAGCTGGATACCGGAGTGGACGGCGTGATCACGGACTATCCCGACCGCGGGCGGAATGCCCTGCAGAGCAAGGGTTTCCCCCTGCCGCCGTCGTACCGGAAGTAA